TGAAAGCATATTGGTAGGGGGATATAATCTTGTTGAGATAAGGTTTCATTCTTTGGGCTACGAGTTTGGATATAATTTTGTAGGTAGTGTTGCATAGGCTTATGGGTCTTAAGTGACCTAGGAAGCAAGGGTTATCTATTTTAGGTATAAGGGTGATGGAAGTATATTTCATTTCTTTGAGAATATGGGCAAAGGTGAAAAAATGTTGGACCATCTTGAATATATCAACACCCAAAATTTCCCAATTTTGCTTGGAAGAAGTTAGGAGGAAAACCATCAGGTCCAGGATTATCACCTGCCATACCGAAGATAATAAATTTTATCTCATTCATATCAGAGGATTTGTTGAGGTTAGTATTGTCTTGGGGTGTAATGGTGGTAAGAATGAGGCTGATGATATTAGGTTTATGCTGATGGTTTCAACAGTAGGCATTTTGGAGAAATCATTGGTGAAGCAAGCAGTAACCTCATGGTATTCAGTTATTCAATTTCCTTTTTCATTTTGGATATTTTATTTGTTCCGGTTCTGCACTTAGCGGTTATGTGGAAGTAATTGGTATTCTTGTCTCCTAACTTGACAACTTGGTCCCTGCTCTTGGTTTTTCAGAAACATTCTTCAATATCTAGCCAGTCTTTGAGATTCTTTCTTGGAGATTTGGGAGCATCTCCTCTATCCAATCTGAAGTAATTTTTGTGGATCTACCCGGTGATTCTTGCATTCTTCAATGTTAGATTTGATGTTGCCATAAGCTTCTTTGTTCCATACTCTCATATGAAGTTTCGTATCTTTGAGTTTTTTAGCTATAAGAAAGGCATTGTAACCAGAGAAACACTCAAATATAATTTTCTTGCAATCCTCATGTTCTAGCCAAGGcccaaagaatttgaaagaaaTTATACCCCTCTCCCAAAGAGGGTTGGAGTTAAGAAGGATAGGGTGGTGGTCTGGCCCTATATCCAACATGTTGGATATTGTGATGTCAGGGAAGAGGGCCAACCTGCTATCAGAATCAAGACTTGTATCTAGTCTTTACTCCGTAAGAGAAGGCTTCAGATCTTCGGTTAGACCAGATAAAAGGACAACTAGTTAAACCGATATCAACCATATCAAGATCCATAATTTTAGTTTGGAAGAAATTAGCTTCCACATAATCAATTGAGGTTGCACTAAATTTCTTAGAGTCATGGAGAATGAAGTTAAAATCTCCAATGCCAAGGGAGTTGGTTGGTTAGGGCATTGTTTTCTAGCATTTTCCATGATTCtgctttttttattaaagtcatAAAGACTACCATGGTAACCGGTGAATAACCAAGGAGGTCTATGAGCAGTGCTGACAAATAACATCGATAAGGTCAGGGTTCAACAAACCAACAGTTACCCTTAGAGATTGAGTGACTAGCAATGTTGATGGTGTTGTATTTCTTGCTTATTTTCTTATTATATTGGAAGGAATTGCTAACAGCTTCAAGGAATAAACACAAACTCAGTGAGGTTTGATTCCCAATGGGTTTATGCATGATTTGGGTTGTAATTAGTTGATTGATGCTAGTGTTTCTGCCTTAATCCTTCCTGTGCCAATAAATTGTCTGTAATATCTGTAACTTGGAGGTTTGATGATGTGATTTTGGTGATTGTGATTCCggtgggtagtggtgatgatgactCTAGTGATTTCCAAAGATTTAATAACTCTGTGATTTGTGTTATCTTTGAAAATGATTAAATTGTCATAAAGTTTCATTCTCAAAACTAGAGATTGACTGCGAAAAAGGATCTCATAAGGATTCCGACTAGGAAGGTCGGTGAAAACTAGCCGTTAGACGTCAAAAGGCTTATAACGGTCGAGAGAATAAGCATGAGAAGAAAGTTCAGGCTGGGAAAAGAGAGTGAAAAAAGGTCTTTTTTGCTTTAGGCTGTCACCCCGCGATGGTTAGGAAAGAGTTATTTTGATACGAGTTACTCGTAAGCACAATTCTTTTTGCTTTAGGCTGTGTTTGATaccagaaaaagaaagaaaaaaccatAGAAAGTATTCCACGAAATCAATATCTTGGGGATTTTTCACCAAACTAAGTCAAAAACATACTTTAGATGacgtttttttttgttcatgaaTGGACCACATTTCATGAAAAAGATTCTAATCAAATGACGAAAACGTTATTTCCATAAAAAGATGGTTAATTTCATAGAATTAACTCATATCAAACACAACTTTAAAAACAAAGCAGTATGAAATTTTGGCCTCCATGTCATGTATCCGGGCGAATCTATCAAAAGCCCAAGATCACTCTTTTACCTGTATTGGGATGCAACGGTTTGAGTTTTCATTTTTCATGCGAAAAACAAGATGAAAACCTACacttcagaaaaaataaaaataaaaataaaatgaaaatgaaaacctaaattcatattgttctcttttgattttgtttgagaTGAATGTGGTTTTGCACCAAAATCATTTCACGAAGAATGAAAGTTAAGCTTTTAGATTTTAATTGTCGTGTATAGTTACGAGTAAAACCAAAGACAGCTTACACGGCATGTGATTGAACCAACCATGCTTAAACAAGTACTAAATAACATCAAAGCTTTTGAACTAAACTAAAACTATAATGTTTCCAGCCACTTTATACTATAGacacgaaattagggtttaataGTGCATATCCCATGTGGATCCCACCTGTTTTATAAGGACAAAAACCTCATTTTATTAAATTTTGCTGACACCATCGCTTTGATTATCGTCACCAGTTTCCTGCTCTTGTTGCCAGACTCAGTTTTTTTTCCCTCTCTTTCTAGAATTATTAGTAATGGAGATTCAATAGTAGTAGTATCCAATCTTCAATTCTTCAGTTTCTTTCCTACATTCATTTTTCTaactgaaaagaaaaacaaaaacccacactcattttgttAATTTCCTCTTAACTTGTGGTTTTGAGAGAGAGATTGGTGAATGCAGGTTTGATTTTTTGCAATCTCTCTCACTCTCTATCTACCCAACTACTTTGAttaatctttgcagtactaaatagtggttgatttgtaaaaaaaaggaaaaaataatattGGATCCCATAATTTCCAAAAAATGGGTCTTCTGAATTAAAACAGAGTATTGAGAAACCCTAGAAATACTGCTTAAAAAAAGAGAGAGTAAGATATTCGttcttttttctttgtaacttTTTGAGCTCAACTCACGTGGAGTTACCGCTATTTGTCTTTTGATAAGTTTCAACTTTCAAGCTCTTAAATATAAACTCATCACAGAAACGTTTTTGCTGTAATCCTGGTTGGTTTAATGGCTATTCATTCAaagctctttctctctctcttggGAAAGAGATGAGTCTTTGAAGTTTTTAGGGTTCTGATTCTTCTGAATAGAGTTAGGTCTTGCACTGAAACACTGTTTATAAGGATAGTGATGTTTTTGTatgtattgaagaaaaaaaaaagtgaatgggGTGTTAAAAGTACTTTGATCTCATCAGTTCAATCTCACAGAGAGAGACAGTGAGACAAAAGAGAGGGAAATTGTTTAATGCCAGTTGAAGATTTACAAAtggtttcttcatcttcttcatcactgctGTAATTGTAATGCTATTATTATCAGTTACAATGAAATCATTATCAGCTCTAAATGCAGATTCAAGGAGAAGAAGAGGAAGGTACATTTTGTTTATTTACTTTCTCTCTGTAACATTTAGTTTTGGGTTAGTCAGATCAAGTGATGAAGAGGCATTATTAAGGCTTAAATCGAAGATTGATCCTTCAGATACATTATCATCATGGAGAAAAGGATCTGATTTCTGTAAATGGCAAGGGGTTAGAGAGTGTACAAATGGTAGGGTTACAAAGTTAGTTCTTGAGCATTTGAATCTAAGCGGAACCTTAGATGGGAAAAGTTTAAACCAGCTTGATCAGCTTAGAGTATTGAGTTTCAAAGAAAACTCGTTCTCTGGTGAAATCCCCAATTTATCTGGTTTAGTTAATTTGAAATCACTTTATCTGAATGATAATCAATTTATGGGTCATTTTCCAAGTTCTATTTCAGATCTTCATCGTTTGAAAATCATTGTGTTGTCGGGAAATTTATTGTCGGGTAAGATTCCCGTCTCGCTTCTCAAGCTTCTGCGATTATACATTCTTTATTTGCAAGATAATCAATTTACAGGAGAAGTTCCAGCTCTGAATCAGCCAACTCTTAGATTCTTGAATGTATCTAATAATCAACTTTCTGGCGAAATTCCATCAAATGCAGTACTCGCTCGATTCAATTCAACTTCATTTCTCAATAATGTCAATCTATGTGGCAAACAGATAAATGTCGTCTGCAGCAATGCTTCAATTACTCCTAACGGAGCTCCATCTACTGGTTCAAAGTCACATTCAAAGCATGTAAACAAGAAACTTATATTGATTATTGTTGGTAGTATTGTAGGATTGATTTTGATGTTAATCTGTTTGGTAATCTTATGGAAAGTTTGCAAGACTAGGAAGACCAAAAAGTCACAGGAAGAGTCACGAGAACTTAGGAGCAAAGTTGAAGTAGGCACTGAAGGAGTAGTAGGAGGAATGGGTGGCGAAGGGTCTGGAATTGGTGGTTCAAAACAGGGAGGATTTTCATGGGAGAATGAAGGTTTGGGAAGTTTGGTTTTTTGTGGAGCAGGGGATCAACAAATGAGCTATAGTTTAGAAGATTTATTGAAGGCATCCGCAGAGACATTAGGAAGAGGAACACTGGGGAGTACTTATAAAGCAGTGATGGAATCTGGGTTTATAGTtaccgtgaaaagattgaaggatTCTAGGTATCCAAGGCTTGAAGACTTCAGGAGACAAATGGATGTGCTAGGGCGACTCAGACATCCTAATTTGGTACCAGTCAGGGCTTATTTTCAAGCTAAAGAAGAACGTCTTCTCGTCTATGATTATTTCCCTAATGGCAGCTTGTTCTCACTCATTCACGGTATGCTTTTAATTCACCTCAGTttaactttttatattttcttataatctAAATTTGTTACATTAGTATGAAGTTCTTGTGAATCAGTTAATTGTGCAATTAGGACAATCAAATCAAGATAGTGGGATAGTCAAAGCTTTTTGTGGTTGTGTTAAAATTAGTAACATATGGGTCCGATGACGAAGGCATTTGATGTGAAAGTTGAACTCAACCACAAATTTCGTTAATTGGTGTCTTTCAAAATTTATATTTTACCTGTAACTTGGTGGGTAGGAGTCCTTTGTCGGTTGACATATGAGAAACAAAAGTTTGGAAACTGTTTCAATTTCAAGGACACTGATGGTGGGTCAAGCTTGTTGGATATGTTTAATGATTGCATATGTGTGCTTTATgcatttgttttatttctttattagAAAGTGTTTTctcatttattctttttttagttttttgttttctaaGATAGAAATTTGAATGAGTGAAGTTTAGTCCCATGTTGGAAACAAATAGCACACAATACCCTTGTTTAGAACTTGTTTTCAAGGAGTACGTTGCATTATAGTCATCTGAAAAATCCATCTAGTTTCTTGTAAGCTAGAAAATAAAATAACTGAAATTATTAATATTATATTATAGCTCCGCACCATATTAGTAGTTCGATCAATGTCTGTATCTTCTCCTTTTTCacagtttattattttattactgAATTTACTCTACGTTAAAGTTACAACATTTACAAAGTAGAAATTGTGATAGGTAAAGCATTTTTTCTTGCATGCACTCGTAGTAGCAAGTCTTGACACTTAACAGCATCCAATCAAGCTGATGAAACTTATACCACTACCAAACATAGAATGTGACTTGAAGATGCATGGAAAACACAGGTTTTCTCATTTCAAACCATTTTCCGAATGTTCTTCTCCATATTTTGAAAGATTGTCAGTGAACTCTGGCCGTAAGGTCCAACTAGTCCTACGAATTAAAAGTTCAAAAtttctgcatcttagatgaaaaaccgTTATTAACTTGTTTTAAGGCACACACCTCTAGCATACAGTCAAATCTGTGTACCATACCAGGCTACTTTTCTTCGCCGCACTTCTGACTTGATTTGGCTTCTGATCTCAGCAGGGTAGTGTGAGAGATATAGTTAGTATGTAAGAACTGTTTTTTTCATTGGGACTCAGGTCATCATGATGTGTTGTTATGACAACTGACCCCATTGAAACTAAACAGCACCTGGTTTGTTATACTGCATTTGTtccttttcttcctctttttcttgATATACGTATGTAATGTTGTATCAAAATGCTTCTTTGATTGTATGTCAATCATTTTTTTGTTCCTATGCAGGATCAAGAACTTCAGGGGGTGGAAAGCCCCTACACTGGACATCCTGCTTAAAAATAGCAGAAGACTTGGCAACAGGATtagtctacatccaccaaacccCTGGACTAACCCATGGAAACCTGAAATCATCCAACGTTCTTTTAGGTTCAGACTTCGAGTCCTGCCTCACTGACTATGGCTTGACACCATTCCGTGATCCTGACTCACTTGAAGAACCGAGCGCATCATCTCTCTTTTATAGAGCTCCTGAATGCCGAGACCTGCGAAAAATACCAACACAAGAAGCTGATGTCTATAGTTTTGGAGTTCTTCTTTTAGAACTTCTCACTGGAAAAACACCTTTCCAAGACCTTGTTCAAGAACATGGTGCCGATATTCCTCAATGGGTTCGTTCAGTCCAGGAAGAGGAGACGGAATCTGGAGATGATCCAAACTCAGGTAATGAAGCATCTGAAGAGAAATTGGGATCTCTTTTAAATATTGCAATGACTTGTGTTTCTCTTTCATATGAAAACCGACCCGCGATGAAGGAGGTATTGAAAATGATTAGAGAAGTTAGGGCAGAAGCTCAGGTGTCTTCAAATAGCAGCGACCATTCACCAGGGAGATGGTCAGATACGATTCACAGTTTGCCGAGAGACGAACATTTGAGCATCTAAGCTAGGCAGTTAGAATAATACATTCCACTATTCTTTTTTCACGTATCtttttttcttatcttttctgttcttttcaaGAGTCCAGTTCAACATGCTGTTGTAGATTGTTATGCTGTAAATTATTTGGGTACTTCCGAGTAGTAAATTTTCTAATCGAGTAAGATGGGTTATTCAGTTCTTTTTTTGTCTTTTGGGTTTGTATGTCAGGTGTCAGTGTGAGAAGAAAAGTAAACTTCAATTTTAAGGACTGCCTAAATGTCAAACAATTTTATGGCCCTGTAATTCTTTTTGACAGTCTCTTGATAATCTCCTTCTAGCTTTAGGTTGTAAATATGGTAAACGAACTTTGGTGGATGAAGTTTTCATGTAAAGGTgaccaaacaaaaagaaaaagaaggtgaAAGTTATGTTATTAAACATATTGCAAATGATTATAGTACCAATCTGGGCACAACAAAAAGTATTTCTTCTAGCCATGAAACAACAGCAATTTTCGATAGACACTACAATCCTGAATCCTATGCATTAACAACACTATAGTTACATGGATGGAGCTACTGTAATCTCTCGTTCCAACAAAAAACCTACTCTTCATTTATGTATTCTACTTCTTAGCGCAGTTGTGAACTAATATTAAAAGAAGAAACACTACTTGATGGGAAGTTACAGTGTCAAAACAGTATTCGATCTTGATAGATCTCCAGAGCCTGGATCACCTTCTTCAGAAACAGTTTCCTATGTAACCTATACCTACAAAAGGTTAATATTGAGTTTATGAGAAAAATTTAAAGCACAATTTGAACCTGATCAGCCAAAAACTAGTGAATCACAAAAATCATGTGGAGGTTACTTACTTGATTGCTGCCTCTAGTGTTCTCCTCGCTTGCGGCATAGAATCTGGTTGTAGAAAAACAAATACAAAGTGAATCAGTGACTGACAGACTGCATATTTTAGTTCTGACACCTTATATTTTATGGTACTCTAGACTTTAGTTAACTCAGAGTAGAAAAAGTGCAGGATCCCTGGTTCGAAAAAGCTGGGTTTTTTTCCCAATCTGAATGCTGACCTCGGTTTTTCATTTCAGCCCTTCAATATGCCACAACAGATTTAGGCTACATTATCATGCGATGTTATGCTTTTGAGACATTATGACCACGTTATCATTTTAATGAAGATTAAGATtgcattcttttattattttataaaaaatacAATTCCATTTCAGAAGTGATAACTGGAATCTGTCTCCACCTCCTCAATGGGGTCTGAATAGTATAGAAATCAGCTATGTTGTGTCATAATGGGCTCATATTATCAGTTTGTATTAGGTTAGTAAAAGAAGTACATAAAAAGGAACATTACGGCAATTAAACAACTAAAAGCAATACGACATAGTCCGGATTGACGGTTTACCGAGAATTTGTTGATCTTGATCAGGAGTAGTTGAGAATTCAGAGAGCATCTGCTGGCATTCTTCCTGTAACTCTCTTGCAGCCTTTCTTTCTGAACTCGGGACGAAGGGAATATCTCCGTCTGACCATGTTGGCAACGTGCGTGCTGCCGCTATAACCGCTCCATCGACAAAGTTATCTCCACTACTTGATAGTCTACCTGCTTAACAACAAATTTATATGAACTTGTAAGGTCACAAgccaattagatatgaaagaaaaTTTATCATTGAGAAGAAATTTGTAAAACGAAAAAACATA
The nucleotide sequence above comes from Papaver somniferum cultivar HN1 chromosome 8, ASM357369v1, whole genome shotgun sequence. Encoded proteins:
- the LOC113303251 gene encoding inactive leucine-rich repeat receptor-like serine/threonine-protein kinase At1g60630 — encoded protein: MLLLSVTMKSLSALNADSRRRRGRYILFIYFLSVTFSFGLVRSSDEEALLRLKSKIDPSDTLSSWRKGSDFCKWQGVRECTNGRVTKLVLEHLNLSGTLDGKSLNQLDQLRVLSFKENSFSGEIPNLSGLVNLKSLYLNDNQFMGHFPSSISDLHRLKIIVLSGNLLSGKIPVSLLKLLRLYILYLQDNQFTGEVPALNQPTLRFLNVSNNQLSGEIPSNAVLARFNSTSFLNNVNLCGKQINVVCSNASITPNGAPSTGSKSHSKHVNKKLILIIVGSIVGLILMLICLVILWKVCKTRKTKKSQEESRELRSKVEVGTEGVVGGMGGEGSGIGGSKQGGFSWENEGLGSLVFCGAGDQQMSYSLEDLLKASAETLGRGTLGSTYKAVMESGFIVTVKRLKDSRYPRLEDFRRQMDVLGRLRHPNLVPVRAYFQAKEERLLVYDYFPNGSLFSLIHGSRTSGGGKPLHWTSCLKIAEDLATGLVYIHQTPGLTHGNLKSSNVLLGSDFESCLTDYGLTPFRDPDSLEEPSASSLFYRAPECRDLRKIPTQEADVYSFGVLLLELLTGKTPFQDLVQEHGADIPQWVRSVQEEETESGDDPNSGNEASEEKLGSLLNIAMTCVSLSYENRPAMKEVLKMIREVRAEAQVSSNSSDHSPGRWSDTIHSLPRDEHLSI